Genomic window (Ctenopharyngodon idella isolate HZGC_01 chromosome 20, HZGC01, whole genome shotgun sequence):
AAGTACTTCAGAATGAATATAACAGCAGTGAACCAATCTGATGGCTGTCAGGAATATTTCTGTCCAGAGAGATCTGTTTCTTTATCTGTCTATGTGATTCTGTATGTGGCCGCAGCAGCTGTGGCTCTTCTGACCGTGTGTGGAAACCTGCTGGTCATCATCTCTGTTAGTCACTTCAAGCAGCTCCACACACCTGCTAACATCCTCATCCTCTCTTTGGCTGTGTCTGATCTCCTTACAGGACTTTTTGTGATGCCATTTCACTTGATTTTGCTGATTGAGTCATGTTGGATTTCTGGACCAGTGATGTGCTTGGTTTTCAATTTTGTGACTTTTCTTGCGACAAGTGTGTCTGTTCACACTGTGGCTCTAATCGCAGTTGATCGGTTTTTGGCTTTACGCTCACCTTTCGTTTACTCTGAGAAAATCTCACCCACTGTGATCTGCATTGCCACTTTATTTAACTGGTTGTTTTCACTCTTTTATAACTTCACTCTTCTCTTCATTAATGGAAACTTCACTGATGTCATGTGTCCAGGAGAATGTGTTTATAATATTGATGGGGTTTCATCCATCGTTGATCTCTTGATTGTGTTTCTTATGCCATGTACACTCATCATAATATTATACActcatgtttttgtcattgttaaGAAACATGTGACTGCTATAAGAGCCCTTCAGGTTCACAACAGCACCTCTAAAAACAGAGTCAGTGACAAATCAGAGCGAAAAGCTGCGATTCTGCTGGGGATTCTGGTCTTTGTGTTTCTCCTGTGTTTACTGCCTTATTATATTTGTTCTTTAGTGATTCCATACAGTAATGATGACGTGTTTCATGTCAGAGATGTTGCTGTAATATTTTTCTTCCTGAACTCCACTATTAATCCCATAATTTATGCCTTATTCTATCCCTGGTTTCAGAAAAGCTTACAattaattttcacatttaaagtgtttaataaaGGTTCCTGTCTGATGAATGTGATGTGAGCCATTGAATGTAAGACAAAatgtttcttctctttttttatcatgttttgcaTGTCTAGGTCAATGTATTTTTCTACGTTATTTTGTCATATTAAACATGGGTCTAGACTATAAAACATCTATTGAATATTTCCTCAACTATTGCAGAAATAGAGTATATTTAACACATTGACGTTTTTGACAGACTCGTAAGGGTTGTCGTCTAACATGTTGTAATGTGAACACCAGATTATAGCTGCTTCATGTGTCACAAACATTACATTGGCCTTGCacatataataggcctatactgtaaaaaaaaaaaaaaaattgtcaactGACTGGCAGCTATGGCTGCCGaacaaaaaccataaaaaaataatgtaaaacatcctaatttgaataaaatgcaaaaatgttgaTATAAATTTTCATTATACGTTTTACAGAAAAACAATTTTTACAGATATTTCCttaattattatgattaaaTACTGTCACTGTAAAATGTTAACCGAAGCTAGCAATAGCAATATGCATGAGCTAATGTAATTAGTGCATTAGTGATTACACAGTTACTGCTTTTGatataaagcaacatgcagcattcatgcaaaacattctttttttttttttacccatcctggactgaagcacaggctttactcttcagcacaatggtgacccacaaaactcGGACAATACAGAAACCCTTTTAATccaaacagaacattaaacactaacagatctctcgtgatctcagcatcttcacttattacaatacAGTTTGACTATTTCTTACATACAAAAGttattattgagaattaacagaggtttagatgttgatgttttattgaaaataataaagtcaccattatggagatcagtgtttcctttaTTTGGCCTCTTGATCCTTGACTTTTTCACTGAAAAACCATTATGTCAGACTGTGCGACAGTGAAGATGTGTTAAAAATGGACGCATACATGAAAACTTGTACATCAACCCATACGCGTTTGGcgactgtgagctgcattagATGCGGGACTGAATTagtggctaacaaagaaatctctagtgttaattttgatcatggctTGTCAGAGGTAAAAATTTGATCGCAAAtttgaacatgtcaaactagcgatcaaagactacagattttagcctaggatTACAGGAAtgttttaggattctcaaaattaGTCTCAGAcaaccaaatcgtggccaaaatcccacagtgtgcacccgcctttagtttttctctggctgctttaactatgtgtttctaaagcacatttgttatggcaaAAATGCTAGAGAAAATGTAATTTGACAATTAAGGTTACTAATTGGTGATGGTAGTCATCATGTAGTGGCCTGATTCACATACTACCCAGGATCAAAACTCtggttaaattatttaatattattatgctCGTTATTAATTTCACATAGTTTGTCGCTGAACATTCCTCAAGTAAAGCAAAAGTGCGCCGTTCCCAAAACCAgctaaaacacaataaacagtTTTTTATGTTTCACGTAATCATATTTGGAACCTCTAATTTGCTGGCTGTGAATGCATCTGTACAGGCTGCGTTTTtgtcatgtcatttttattgttactCAAAAACAAGGACATAgtcttgaacattggggggaCCAATTTTTTATAAAGTGTAAAGAAATAAATCATCTCTGTTAGTCACTTCAAGAAGCTCCACACACCTGCTAACATCCTCATCCTCTCTTTGGCTGTGTCTGATCTGCTGGTCGGAGTTTTTGTGATGCCACTTTATTTGTCTTGGCTCATCGAGTCTTGTTGGATTTCAGGACAAGTGATGTGCTCATTTTTAAAGTTTGCGAATTTTAAAGCAACAAGAGTGTCTGTTCACACTGACTGTAGAAAGTGTATAGGCTATGtgaaccttttttctttttgtactCCATTTTGTAAACACCCATCCCAAACCAGGCCTTATACAGTACATAATAATTTCAGTAATCTGGTCACATAATAAAAGCTCTGGTGGATTCAGAGCTTCTAATATTTCTTAGAATCACTTGTTAGAATCATTAAAACTGACAACTCGTTTCATTAAAAGAGTCAACTCGAGTCACAATTTGTGAATCAAATTAAGCCAAAGGGAATATGAGGGTAAAAAATAATGGGTCACATTCAGTAGGCTAATACTTTCtctgatttaaatatttgtgttcaGAAATAGTTCTCCCGCAAAGTTTCCGCCGGATTCACAACAGGCGAGTAGCGGCATAAATTTGTtcttaaattgttaatgttGATGATTCAATAGGTCTATATTCTAAATGAGGGAGCACTTGCCGCGGATAgtaatttgaataaaacaggTTCAAACCATGTCCATGATAGAAggacatttaaaacataatagGCTAAACAAATTTTATATGAACCCAGAGTACACGTGATCGTATTTCAAACCTCTCATTTGCTGGCTGTACAAATACGCTAATACAGACTGCGTTTTTAATGTTCATAATGTTTGTTGTGGAGTGTGGGACACCTCAATCTAGTTTCTATCTATCGCAAGAATCAGGCATAATGCAAATTCATCCAATTCCCACATTTTT
Coding sequences:
- the LOC127502900 gene encoding trace amine-associated receptor 13c-like, yielding MNITAVNQSDGCQEYFCPERSVSLSVYVILYVAAAAVALLTVCGNLLVIISVSHFKQLHTPANILILSLAVSDLLTGLFVMPFHLILLIESCWISGPVMCLVFNFVTFLATSVSVHTVALIAVDRFLALRSPFVYSEKISPTVICIATLFNWLFSLFYNFTLLFINGNFTDVMCPGECVYNIDGVSSIVDLLIVFLMPCTLIIILYTHVFVIVKKHVTAIRALQVHNSTSKNRVSDKSERKAAILLGILVFVFLLCLLPYYICSLVIPYSNDDVFHVRDVAVIFFFLNSTINPIIYALFYPWFQKSLQLIFTFKVFNKGSCLMNVM